Below is a window of Vibrio fortis DNA.
CTTTCAGATGAAGCGTCGTTATCGAGAGACTCAGCACGGAAGTTAACAATCAGTTCATCCTGATCGTTCTTGCTCAGCTGGTGTAAAATTACGTTGGAAAGATGAAGGCTCATAGTGAAAATATTATCGTTCAGGTTTCAGTTGTCGTGAATTGTAGGTTATCATAAGCCGCTTTTACTATCATTATTAGAGTCCTTATGCCGATTATATCTAAATACACAGATGAACAAGTTGAAAACATCCTAGCTGAAGTAGGTGCTGTACTGTCTAAGCACAAAGCTTCACCAGAACTTTCACTGATGATCGCCGGAAATATCGCAACCAATGTCTTAAATCAGAACGTTGCTGCTTCACAACGCAAAGGAATTGCTGAAAAATTTGCCGAGGCACTAATCTCTTCGCTTGACGAAAAGAAGTCTCACTAAGATAGACTGACGGATAAAAGAATAATAAATGGTAGACAGCGCAAACTCA
It encodes the following:
- a CDS encoding YejL family protein codes for the protein MPIISKYTDEQVENILAEVGAVLSKHKASPELSLMIAGNIATNVLNQNVAASQRKGIAEKFAEALISSLDEKKSH